In Nostoc sphaeroides, the genomic window CTAGCCCGTGCTGGTGATGGGAAAGATTCTGAGGCAATTCTTGACTTTAATTTAGCTTTAACTCAAATTAAGAGAATCAGCAGCTTATTACTTGCAGATATCTACAATGACAGAGGTTTAGCGCATTTTGCCTTGCAAGATATCCAAGCAGCCATGCTCGACTTTAATCTAGCAATTCGTCTCAATGCTAACGATTATAGAGCGTACTTTAACCGGGCTTGTGCTTGCGGCAGAAATGGAGATAACTTTGGTGCAGTGCGTGATTTTTCTCAAGTTATCAGACTTAACCCCAGCAATGCCCAAGCTTATGTTAATCGGGGAATAGCTCAATATCGCTTAGGATATCATTTAGGAGCGATCGCTGATATGCAAAAAGCATCTAAGTACTTTGAAAACCAAGGAAAAAAAGTTGCCTACGAAAAAACTCTTGATTTACTAAAGAGTTTGCGACAACAAATTTCGTCTGTAACGGAAATTGCTCTTTTCTAATAGTGTAAGAGTTATACAGGGTATCCACCAGCTTGAAAAATCTGTTCGGCGGTTAAATTTAATTCGGGGAAAAGAGGTGAGATAATGCGTAGTTTACCGCCGCAGGCATCGCTACCTTGAAACTCGTTTACGTGAGGTACACCCGTAGGAGCACGGCAGTGCCGCCCTTACACCTCGATATATAATGTTGTACCGCATCTGAATGGGAACCGCTATATATGGACTTAAACATTTTTGAGGGAGAAACAAGCCTCAAGCCCATGCAGGGTAAGGTCAATACACCAAATCCTCAAAAATTCCCCAAA contains:
- a CDS encoding tetratricopeptide repeat protein, which produces MSYLWRLFLSVVIALPLTFLTLPAHSAPILITQITASNFLELGIDKMRRGNYQEAIENFNQAIDVEKDFAVAYSDRCLADLQLQDYHQAVTDCTQAINFAPDNSEAYLNRGVAHYRQGDYPAAIVDLNRAIALKPSDFRAYYNRGLARAGDGKDSEAILDFNLALTQIKRISSLLLADIYNDRGLAHFALQDIQAAMLDFNLAIRLNANDYRAYFNRACACGRNGDNFGAVRDFSQVIRLNPSNAQAYVNRGIAQYRLGYHLGAIADMQKASKYFENQGKKVAYEKTLDLLKSLRQQISSVTEIALF